In the Deltaproteobacteria bacterium genome, CTTATATGAGGATCTTGCTGAGAAAATCCCTGGTCCGCTCGTTTTGGGGATTCTGGAAGAACTCTTCTCCCGTCCCTCTCTCAATTATCCTCCCGCCGTCCATAAAGAGGATCTCATGGGCAACCTCTCTTGCAAATCCCATTTCGTGGGTGACCACGAGCATGGTCATCCCCTCTTTGGCCAGGTCGATCATGACATCCAGAACCTCTTTGATCATCTCAGGATCGAGGGCCGATGTGGGCTCGTCAAACATCATGATCTCGGGTTCCATGGCCAGGGCCCTGGCGATAGCCACCCTCTGCTGCTGGCCACCGGAGAGATTGGCGGGGTACTCATTCGCCTTGTCGGGTATTCCCACCCGCTCCAGCAGTTCCATGGCCCTCGCCTCTGCCTCTTGTTTTGACTTCTTTCTCACCTTCATGGGAGCCAGCGTGATATTCTGCATGGCCGTCATATGGGGATAGAGCTCGAACCTCTGAAAAACCATGCCGATCTTCGTCCTCAGTTTGTATAGATCCGTGGAGGGGTCGCCCACCGAGACGCCGTCCACATAGATCTCTCCCTCCTGGAAGTGCTCGAGCCCATTTATGCACCGGAGAAGCGTGCTTTTCCCGGATCCGCTCGGGCCGCAGATGACCACGGTTCGGCCGTCCTGTATGACCTCATCGATATGATGCAACACCTGGAAATCACCGTACCATTTGCTCACGTCTTTGATCTCAATCACGGCCTATACCCCCCTCGCCTCCTTGACCTCGTACCGACGGCTGATCGTGGATCCCACATAACAGGTGATCCAGAACACAAAGGCCACAAAGCCGAAGAGTTGAATCGACCTGACCTCAAGGGTATCCACGATGGTCGCCCTCCGGACCAGTTCAGGCAACCCGATCACGAAGGCCAGGCAGGTGTCCTGGTAGGTGATGATGCTCTGGGTGATCATACTGGGAAGCATCCTCCTCACGGCAATGGGGATGAGAATGTAGCGAGCCGTCTGAGCATAGGTGAGCCCCGTCGAATAGCCGGCCTCTATCTGCCCCTTGCTCACCGACTGGTAGCCGGCCCTGAAGATCTCTCCGAAGTATGTGGCCTCGAAAACGATAAAGGAGATTACCGCCGAGGGGAAAGGGTCGAGCGGACTTCCCACGATAATCGGCATGACAAAGTAGAACCAGAATATCACCAGGATAAGAGGAATATTCCGGATCACATTGACATAGAAGGTAACAGGGTAATAGACCCATTTCTTCTTGGAGATCCGGCCGAGTCCGACCAGAATACCCAGGGGAATGCCGCCGGCCAGGGCGAGAACCATCAGTTTCACGGTTATCCAGAATCCACCCAGGAGAAAGGGAAGATTCCTTTGGACGGCGTCAAACATCGACTATCTCCCGATCAAACCGTGTATCTTGAACCTCGATTCCAGAACGCCCATGAGCTTTACCACCCCCAGACCCAAGGCCAGGTAAATCAGGCAGGCGCCGGTGGTTGCCTCGAGGCCGTGGAAGGTCTCAGCATCGATCCTGTAAGCCATGAAGGTGGTTTCTGCCACACCTATGGTCATGGCAATGGAAGAGTTCTTGAATATGGTCAGGAACTCCGTCGTCAGGGGGGGGATAATCACCCGGAGTGCATAGGGAATGATTACATAGCGGTACATCTGGATCCGGGTCAGGCCGGTAGACAGGGCAGCCTGGTACTGGTCCCTTGAGATGGCTGCAAAACCTGCCCGGGTATGTTCGGCCACCCGGGATGCCGTATACATGCCCAGGGCAATGATGGCCACGTAGTAGTTGAGATTCGGAATGGCATTGATGCGGTATTGAATCGTCTGCCCGAATACCATGGGACCCGCATAGTACCAGAAAAAGAGCTGAACCAGGAAGGGGATGTTCCTGAATATCTCCACGTATGCGGTCCCGATAAACCTCATCGACCTCCATGATGAGACCCTTATGGTGCCGATGAAGACACCCAGAAGGAACGCGATGATCCAGGAAAGGATTCCCAACTGGATGGTGAGCCAGATTCCCTGGAGGAGATACATCCCGTAGGGCTGTCTCCAGAGTACACTCCAGTCGAACTCATAGGCCAGTCCCAGCATAACACCTCAGGAGCCCGGGGAGAGGGGGCTGCCCCCCCTCCCTCCTCGCTCAGCGCTTCTTCCACCAGTCTTTCTCTTGCGGCCAGCAGATCATGTCCAGGTAGGTTCGGTAGGCCTGGGACATGGGAATCGGAACGACCCCTTTCGGCCCCATCCACTTGTCATAGAACTCGAAGAATTTTCCCGTCTTGATCGCCCAGATAATGGTGTTGTTCACAAAGTCCCTGATGTCTGAATTCCCCTCTCTCGTCATGTAGCCGTAAGGTTCATAGGCGATGGCGAAATCCACGGTCCTCCAGTTCCCCGGATTAGGGGCCTTCATCCTCAGTCCTTCCAGGAGGCTCCGGTCAGTGGAATAGGCGTCGATCTTCCTCCCCTTCAAAGCGAGGAACCCCTGGGGGTGGGTCTCCACCTCGAGTATACTCTTGGGCTTGAAGACCCCTGCAGCCACCTTGGAACGGATGGCCGCCAGGTTGGTGCTGCCCCGGGCGGCTCCGATCCTCTTCCCATTCAGGTCCTCGATGGTCCTGATGTCGCTGTCCTTGGGAACCAGAAAGGTCGTCTCCGAAAAGAAGAAGATGAGGCTGAAATCGACGGTCTCGTCCCGTTTCTGAGTGTGGGTGGTGGAACCCATCTCGACATCGACTGTTCGGTTGGCCACCAGGGGAATACGGGTCTTGACCGTAACGGTAAAGGGTTGGATCTTTATCTTCTTGCCGAAGTGCTCCGAGAGTAAATCAACGAGAAAATAGGTCATGTCTACGGAGAATCCCACGTGTTTGCCGCTTTTGGGATCGATGAAGGCAAAGGGGATCGAGCCCTCCCTCCACCCCACCCGGATGGTTCCGGTCTTTTCGATCCGCTCCATCGTCTCGTCGGCAAGAAGCGGAGCCGAGAAGAGACCCAACAACAGAAAAACAGAAAGCCCAATCACGATCGTCCCTTTCATGATCTTACCCTCCTCTTCTGATCACATTATGGACAAGAACCTTTTCATCACCTCCTCGTCATTGGACTCGCCGGTACCTCACCTCCTTGTACGTGGAATAGCCTGTTGCATCCTGCTCGGATTCCACCCTTCGATCCTCTCCTGGCCTCACCCCTTCTTCCTGATCTCCTCTCCCTTTTCCAGGGTCACGGCTTTCCCGCGGATGAGCCTGGGATACTTCAAACCCGAACCCGTATTGAGGAGCAAGACCCTATCTCCCTTCCCCACCCATCCCGAACGCCTCAAACGGTCCAATGCCAGCAGCGTGGTGGCTCCCTCCGGACAGGCCAGAATGCCCTCCTCACGGGCCAACCACTTCATTGCCCGGGGGATATCGGCCTCTGCCACTGAAACGGCGCATCCACCGCTCTCCTCGATGGCGTCAAGGATCAAGAAATCCGCCAGGGGCTTGGGTACCCGAAGCCCGTCGGCACGGGTCCTGGGGCCCGGCCACGGTTCAGAGCATTTCTTCCCTTCCAGGAAGGCCTTTACAATGGGTGCACAGCCGTCGGACTGGACGGCAACCATTCTGGGTGCCCTCTTGCCCACCCATCCCATCTCTCGGAGTTCCTTGAAAGCCTTCCAAATCCCGATCAGCCCCACCCCGCCTCCGCAGGGATAAAGAATCACCTCTGGAAACTCCCAGCCAAACTGTTCGGCGATCTCAAAGCCGAGAGTCTTTTTCCCCTCAACCCGGTACGGCTCGTGAAATGTGGAGACCGAGAACCATCCATATCTCCTGCATGCCTCGCTCGCCACAGCACCGGCGTCTGATATGAAGCCCTTGACGAGATACAGATGGGCACCAGAGGCCAGGCACTCCTTCTTGTGAATCTCGGGGGCGTCGGCAGGCATGACCACGTGGACCTCCATGTGGGCCCTCGCTCCGTAAGTGGCCCAGGCACCACCGGCATTGCCGGCCGTAGCGAGTGCAACCGTCCCGATGTCGAATTCCCTGGCCTTGGATATGCCCACGGCTGCTCCCCTGGCCTTGAAGGTTCCGGTGGGCAGTTGTCCCTCATCCTTTAAGTGGATCTCCGAGAGGCCCAATTGTCGGCTCAGGCTGCCAAGGGGAATGATGGGTGTGAAGCCCTCCTGCAGGCTGACCATATATCCGTCGTTCCCGAGGGGCAGCAATTCCCTGTATCTCCACATGTCTCTGGGCCGCCTGCGGATCTCATCCCTGGTAACGGCCTTTGAGATCCCCCTCAAATCGTATCTGGCCAGTAGAGGCCCCCCGCAGGGACACCGGTTATGGATCTCATCGGGCGGGAACCTCCTTGCGCACCTGGAGCACTCCAGGGCCTCTACGAAACCCGTAGATCCTCTCGACCCTGCCAAATCGAACCCCTTCCTGACCTGGAAAACTCACCGAGAATGGATGGTTAGACCGCCTCTAACTCCAATTATACCAACCCCCCGTATGGGGTCAAGAAAAATAGTAGCCACTCCTCCCCGATCTCAGAATGGACGAAAAATCTCCCTCAAGGGACGGCCGGGATCAGCCGCCCTCCCGGGTGAGGCCCCCTCATTCCAGTTCCCGCTCTCCTCTACCCGGGGGAAGGAATCATCTGGCAAGGGTATCCGAAAATGGTATAATCTCCCCTCGGATATCCGGATGTTTCCGTCAAAATCTCGGGCTCCCCCCGACAGGAGAAGGTGAAGGGGATAGGAACGATCCCTGAAGGCGAGTCGTATCCGGAGGACGAAGGCATTGAAGATATGGAGAGTGGCCAACCGGGCTCTAGCCCGGCGGCTGATCCCCGATTTTGAAAAGACCGCCGACAGGAAGGTGAGAAACCGGTACGGTCTTGTGGCTGCATGGATCTCTGCCCTGACGACCCTGATCCTTTTCGGCATCAAGATGACCCTGGGATTGATGTCTGGCTCTGTCTCGGTCGTGGCAGATGCTTTCCACGTTCTCTCCCACCTTGCCAATTCCGTCATTCTCATTGTCAGCTTCTGGGTGGCTTCCAAGCCCTCCACACCACGGACCCCTTTTGGACATGGCCGGATGGAACATGTGGCCCCTCTGATCA is a window encoding:
- a CDS encoding threonine synthase — encoded protein: MAGSRGSTGFVEALECSRCARRFPPDEIHNRCPCGGPLLARYDLRGISKAVTRDEIRRRPRDMWRYRELLPLGNDGYMVSLQEGFTPIIPLGSLSRQLGLSEIHLKDEGQLPTGTFKARGAAVGISKAREFDIGTVALATAGNAGGAWATYGARAHMEVHVVMPADAPEIHKKECLASGAHLYLVKGFISDAGAVASEACRRYGWFSVSTFHEPYRVEGKKTLGFEIAEQFGWEFPEVILYPCGGGVGLIGIWKAFKELREMGWVGKRAPRMVAVQSDGCAPIVKAFLEGKKCSEPWPGPRTRADGLRVPKPLADFLILDAIEESGGCAVSVAEADIPRAMKWLAREEGILACPEGATTLLALDRLRRSGWVGKGDRVLLLNTGSGLKYPRLIRGKAVTLEKGEEIRKKG
- a CDS encoding amino acid ABC transporter permease, coding for MFDAVQRNLPFLLGGFWITVKLMVLALAGGIPLGILVGLGRISKKKWVYYPVTFYVNVIRNIPLILVIFWFYFVMPIIVGSPLDPFPSAVISFIVFEATYFGEIFRAGYQSVSKGQIEAGYSTGLTYAQTARYILIPIAVRRMLPSMITQSIITYQDTCLAFVIGLPELVRRATIVDTLEVRSIQLFGFVAFVFWITCYVGSTISRRYEVKEARGV
- a CDS encoding amino acid ABC transporter ATP-binding protein produces the protein MIEIKDVSKWYGDFQVLHHIDEVIQDGRTVVICGPSGSGKSTLLRCINGLEHFQEGEIYVDGVSVGDPSTDLYKLRTKIGMVFQRFELYPHMTAMQNITLAPMKVRKKSKQEAEARAMELLERVGIPDKANEYPANLSGGQQQRVAIARALAMEPEIMMFDEPTSALDPEMIKEVLDVMIDLAKEGMTMLVVTHEMGFAREVAHEILFMDGGRIIERGTGEEFFQNPQNERTRDFLSKILI
- a CDS encoding amino acid ABC transporter permease, producing the protein MLGLAYEFDWSVLWRQPYGMYLLQGIWLTIQLGILSWIIAFLLGVFIGTIRVSSWRSMRFIGTAYVEIFRNIPFLVQLFFWYYAGPMVFGQTIQYRINAIPNLNYYVAIIALGMYTASRVAEHTRAGFAAISRDQYQAALSTGLTRIQMYRYVIIPYALRVIIPPLTTEFLTIFKNSSIAMTIGVAETTFMAYRIDAETFHGLEATTGACLIYLALGLGVVKLMGVLESRFKIHGLIGR
- a CDS encoding transporter substrate-binding domain-containing protein is translated as MKGTIVIGLSVFLLLGLFSAPLLADETMERIEKTGTIRVGWREGSIPFAFIDPKSGKHVGFSVDMTYFLVDLLSEHFGKKIKIQPFTVTVKTRIPLVANRTVDVEMGSTTHTQKRDETVDFSLIFFFSETTFLVPKDSDIRTIEDLNGKRIGAARGSTNLAAIRSKVAAGVFKPKSILEVETHPQGFLALKGRKIDAYSTDRSLLEGLRMKAPNPGNWRTVDFAIAYEPYGYMTREGNSDIRDFVNNTIIWAIKTGKFFEFYDKWMGPKGVVPIPMSQAYRTYLDMICWPQEKDWWKKR